Proteins encoded by one window of Phycisphaeraceae bacterium:
- a CDS encoding DUF2075 domain-containing protein encodes MKRKRNRPDFAMSEPQFLLSCMDRHKDWAVVVCLVGGGQEIHRGEAGIAEWLTALRQHFTHWHIHISPHLHDSEYAAGDALDILGREARVHPDPKMHLAVSMRSFRAEHVSSFVKHLLDLDADRAGEYYRAISDRYPIVLTRSVRTAKDWLRSRARGTERYGMVVSSSAQRLKPHAIDVRVSVDPVHWFLDDRVDVRSSYYLEDVATEFQVQGLELDWAAVVWDGDFRHTPSGWRHFSFRGERWERVNKADRQLYLKNAYRVLLTRARQGMVIVVPEGEESDPTRAGKFYDPTFDYLRDQVGVTVLG; translated from the coding sequence ATGAAACGCAAGCGGAACCGGCCTGACTTTGCGATGTCCGAGCCGCAGTTCCTGCTTTCGTGCATGGACCGGCACAAGGACTGGGCTGTCGTGGTCTGCCTGGTCGGGGGCGGTCAGGAAATCCACCGCGGCGAGGCGGGAATCGCAGAGTGGCTCACCGCCTTGCGACAGCACTTCACACATTGGCACATCCACATCTCGCCACACCTGCATGATTCGGAGTACGCCGCAGGCGACGCGCTGGACATTCTTGGCCGCGAGGCCCGCGTGCATCCTGATCCGAAAATGCACCTGGCGGTCTCCATGCGTTCCTTCCGGGCCGAGCACGTGTCGAGCTTCGTCAAGCACCTGCTGGATCTTGACGCGGACCGGGCGGGAGAGTACTACCGAGCCATCAGCGACCGCTACCCCATCGTGCTTACACGCAGCGTGCGGACGGCCAAGGACTGGCTGCGCTCGCGGGCCCGTGGAACCGAGAGGTACGGAATGGTCGTGTCATCGAGTGCCCAGCGACTCAAGCCGCACGCGATCGATGTGCGGGTGTCGGTTGACCCGGTGCACTGGTTTCTCGACGATCGCGTCGATGTGCGATCGTCGTATTACCTCGAGGATGTCGCGACGGAGTTTCAGGTGCAGGGGCTCGAACTCGACTGGGCGGCCGTGGTGTGGGACGGTGATTTCCGGCACACGCCGAGCGGGTGGCGGCACTTCTCGTTCCGCGGCGAGCGATGGGAGCGGGTGAACAAAGCCGATCGGCAACTGTACCTGAAGAACGCGTACCGCGTGCTGCTCACGCGGGCGAGGCAAGGCATGGTCATCGTGGTGCCCGAGGGCGAGGAATCGGACCCGACACGGGCTGGGAAGTTCTATGACCCGACATTCGACTACCTCCGCGATCAGGTGGGGGTGACCGTGCTGGGCTAG
- a CDS encoding DUF2075 domain-containing protein produces MTEDSSKHSPLVASRAAYWAPVADFLRAPDAAVLAALVRGSDFAVETAQRDAWIEQVSVMRMALAGFPGGGFPGGGFPGAWIGFEYAVPRVGKRIDTVVVAGGVLFVIEFKVGESQFTAGARNQVWDYALDLRNFHSTSHDKPIAPILVATRAPSALVDLTCMSDHDGVFRPMQATPDRLADAMQAALDHSAGPDIDAERWAQGRYQPTPTIIEAARALYGGHGVEAISRNDASAINLSQTSEAIAAIIRASRDERHKSICFVTGVPGAGKTLVGLNIATQHVETDDSLYSVFLSGNGPLVAVLREALARDKAERQSARGERGRLGEARSAVKAFIQNVHNFRDECLVDEASPPIEHVTLFDEAQRAWNLE; encoded by the coding sequence ATGACTGAGGACTCCAGCAAACATTCGCCGCTGGTCGCGAGCCGAGCCGCGTACTGGGCGCCGGTCGCGGACTTTCTGCGGGCGCCCGATGCCGCAGTGCTCGCCGCACTCGTGCGGGGGAGCGACTTCGCTGTCGAGACTGCGCAGCGCGACGCGTGGATCGAGCAGGTCTCAGTCATGCGGATGGCGCTGGCTGGGTTCCCGGGTGGCGGGTTCCCGGGTGGCGGGTTCCCGGGTGCATGGATCGGGTTTGAGTACGCGGTCCCGCGTGTCGGCAAGCGGATTGACACCGTGGTTGTTGCTGGGGGCGTGCTCTTCGTCATCGAGTTCAAAGTCGGAGAGAGTCAGTTCACTGCCGGCGCCCGCAATCAGGTGTGGGATTACGCACTCGACCTGCGGAACTTCCACAGCACCAGCCACGATAAACCCATCGCGCCAATTCTCGTCGCGACGCGCGCCCCGTCCGCGCTGGTCGACCTGACCTGCATGAGCGACCACGATGGCGTGTTCCGTCCGATGCAGGCCACCCCGGACCGGCTGGCCGACGCGATGCAAGCGGCGCTCGACCACTCAGCCGGGCCCGACATCGACGCGGAGCGATGGGCACAGGGCCGCTACCAGCCGACACCCACGATCATCGAAGCGGCGCGGGCGCTCTATGGCGGTCATGGCGTCGAGGCGATCTCACGCAACGACGCCAGCGCGATCAATCTATCGCAGACCTCCGAAGCGATCGCGGCAATCATCCGGGCATCGCGTGACGAACGACACAAGTCCATTTGCTTTGTGACCGGCGTGCCCGGCGCGGGCAAGACGCTCGTAGGGCTCAACATCGCCACCCAGCACGTCGAGACCGACGACAGCCTCTACAGCGTGTTCCTCTCGGGCAACGGCCCGCTGGTCGCGGTCCTCCGCGAGGCCCTTGCGCGCGACAAGGCCGAGCGGCAGTCGGCGAGGGGAGAGCGCGGACGACTCGGAGAAGCTCGAAGTGCGGTCAAGGCGTTCATCCAGAACGTCCACAACTTCCGCGACGAGTGCCTTGTGGACGAGGCCAGCCCGCCGATCGAGCATGTCACGCTGTTCGATGAGGCCCAGCGGGCGTGGAATCTTGAGTAG
- a CDS encoding proline--tRNA ligase codes for MTHTDNDANTGTGTNTNTKPFALARSTRGEIARWAFIPTTREAPADAETPSHILLARAGCIRKVTSGVYAFLPLGLRVLRKIEQIVREEMNAIGSAELLLPALMPIELFAGTKRDIEYGDLLFTLEDRHGRKQFLGPTHEEVITEALAACVPSYKSLPICVYQIQTKYRDEFRPRAGLLRGREFLMKDAYSFHASLEGAGGLNETYDRMYQAYVNIFTRCGLDFTAVEAEAGPIGGSASHEFMVNCATGEDTILVCPASGYAANVEKCEIGQRAAPSVGFFVGEPTGTLEEIHTPDCPGIEDVAKLMKVKPENMLKTVVFKVVARDDDEATKYPGEWWVVACVRGDHDVNEGKVRDACGCRIELANVEEAKAFGFEIGYVSPRAVVGKAQTLLLVDPDAAAGFDDAKGKSRFWVTGGDRKDFHVKHFNWQRDLGKDPVAAMGKEDCFFEVASIRNAVAGDPSPRADGARLEARRGIEVGHIFKLGTKYSTAMGFNILDEKQERRPVIMGCYGIGVSRTVAACVEMSCDDNGIIWPAPVAPYHVLITLIKPDEPSHSAADALAEQLASRGMDVLIDDRDERPGVKFKDADLIGIPVRVTIGAKALAEGKVEIKHRKDTGNNALVAVSDAADECVRLLEA; via the coding sequence ATGACGCACACCGATAATGACGCCAACACAGGCACAGGCACAAACACAAACACAAAACCCTTCGCCCTGGCCCGCAGCACCCGCGGCGAGATCGCCCGCTGGGCCTTCATCCCGACCACACGCGAAGCGCCCGCCGACGCCGAAACCCCCAGCCACATCCTGCTCGCCCGCGCCGGCTGCATCCGCAAGGTCACCAGCGGCGTGTACGCGTTCCTGCCGCTGGGGCTGCGCGTGCTCCGCAAAATCGAGCAGATCGTCCGCGAAGAAATGAACGCCATCGGCTCGGCCGAACTGCTCCTGCCCGCGCTGATGCCCATCGAACTCTTCGCCGGCACGAAGCGCGATATCGAGTACGGCGACCTGCTCTTCACGCTCGAAGACCGCCACGGACGCAAGCAGTTCCTCGGGCCCACGCACGAGGAAGTCATCACCGAAGCCCTCGCCGCCTGCGTGCCCAGTTACAAGAGCCTGCCGATCTGCGTCTATCAGATTCAGACCAAGTATCGCGATGAGTTCCGCCCGCGCGCCGGGCTGCTGCGCGGCCGCGAGTTCCTGATGAAAGACGCCTACTCGTTTCACGCCAGCCTCGAAGGAGCGGGGGGGCTCAATGAGACCTACGACCGGATGTACCAGGCGTACGTCAACATCTTCACCCGCTGCGGGCTCGACTTTACGGCCGTCGAAGCCGAAGCCGGACCCATCGGCGGCTCGGCCAGCCACGAGTTCATGGTCAACTGCGCCACCGGCGAAGACACGATTCTCGTCTGTCCCGCGAGCGGCTACGCGGCCAACGTCGAAAAGTGCGAGATCGGCCAGCGTGCGGCGCCCAGCGTCGGCTTCTTCGTCGGCGAGCCGACCGGAACGCTCGAAGAAATCCACACGCCCGACTGCCCCGGCATCGAAGACGTAGCCAAACTCATGAAGGTCAAGCCGGAAAACATGCTCAAAACTGTCGTCTTCAAAGTCGTGGCGCGCGATGACGACGAAGCGACGAAATATCCCGGCGAGTGGTGGGTCGTCGCGTGCGTGCGCGGCGATCATGATGTCAACGAAGGCAAGGTTCGCGACGCCTGCGGCTGCAGGATCGAACTGGCTAATGTCGAAGAGGCAAAGGCGTTCGGCTTCGAGATCGGCTACGTCTCGCCGCGCGCGGTCGTCGGCAAGGCGCAGACGCTGCTGCTCGTTGACCCCGACGCCGCCGCAGGCTTCGATGACGCCAAAGGCAAGAGTCGCTTCTGGGTCACCGGCGGCGATCGCAAGGATTTTCACGTCAAGCACTTCAACTGGCAACGCGACCTGGGCAAGGACCCGGTCGCTGCGATGGGTAAGGAAGACTGCTTCTTTGAAGTCGCCAGCATCCGCAATGCCGTCGCCGGCGACCCCAGCCCGCGCGCCGACGGAGCAAGACTCGAAGCACGTCGCGGCATCGAAGTCGGACACATCTTCAAACTCGGGACCAAGTATTCGACCGCGATGGGCTTCAACATCCTCGACGAGAAACAGGAACGCAGACCCGTCATCATGGGCTGCTACGGCATCGGCGTCAGCCGCACCGTCGCTGCGTGCGTCGAGATGAGTTGCGACGACAACGGCATTATCTGGCCCGCGCCCGTCGCGCCGTATCACGTGCTCATCACGCTCATCAAGCCCGATGAACCCTCGCACTCCGCAGCCGACGCGCTCGCAGAACAACTCGCCTCGCGCGGCATGGACGTGCTCATCGACGATCGCGACGAACGGCCGGGCGTGAAGTTCAAGGACGCCGACCTGATTGGCATTCCCGTGCGCGTGACCATCGGTGCCAAGGCTCTGGCCGAAGGTAAGGTCGAGATCAAGCATCGCAAAGACACCGGCAACAACGCACTCGTCGCCGTAAGCGATGCCGCCGATGAGTGTGTGCGCCTGCTCGAAGCTTGA
- a CDS encoding DUF1572 family protein, producing the protein MDAAASHYATPLPDDLIAVWRQVFERQQAFAEHAMKQLDDEGFFRAPGPGMNSIAIIVQHMAGNMLSRWTDFLTTDGEKPSRDRDAEFIAPEPTSSSRAALMARWNTGWAALSATLDALTPADLGRIVPIRSVPHPVHAAIARQLDHYAYHVGQINLIARLIVGTDRWQWFTIAPGATSAFNAKLFAGKGVQATPSKSKS; encoded by the coding sequence ATGGACGCGGCCGCGTCACACTACGCAACCCCTCTGCCCGACGACCTCATCGCCGTCTGGCGGCAGGTCTTCGAGCGCCAGCAGGCTTTTGCTGAGCATGCGATGAAGCAACTCGATGACGAGGGCTTCTTCCGCGCGCCCGGGCCGGGGATGAACTCGATCGCCATCATCGTCCAGCACATGGCCGGAAACATGCTCAGCCGCTGGACCGACTTTCTCACGACCGATGGCGAGAAACCCTCACGCGATCGCGACGCCGAGTTCATCGCTCCTGAACCCACCAGCTCGTCACGCGCCGCGCTCATGGCCCGCTGGAACACCGGCTGGGCTGCTCTGTCTGCAACGCTCGACGCGCTCACGCCTGCAGACCTCGGCCGCATAGTGCCTATCCGCAGCGTGCCGCACCCGGTGCATGCCGCCATCGCTCGCCAACTTGACCATTACGCATACCACGTCGGGCAAATCAACCTCATCGCGAGGCTGATAGTCGGTACGGATCGCTGGCAATGGTTCACCATCGCACCCGGAGCAACGTCCGCGTTCAATGCGAAGTTGTTCGCAGGCAAGGGCGTCCAGGCAACGCCGAGCAAGTCGAAGTCTTGA
- a CDS encoding histidine ammonia-lyase: MSNQPLTLLDGSPLTTEQVARVARNLAPVTLARDARNRMDACRGSLLATIASGDAHYGINTGFGSLARTRIDDASLGELQRNLVRSHAAGIGEPLSVEVVRAMMVVLAASLSRGLSAVRPEVVDLILALLNHRITPMVPETGSVGASGDLAPLAHVALALIGEGEVLVDIGSGRCETCPASTALGRAGLSPVVLEAKEGLALINGTHLMAGRGALLVDDFDRCAGAAFVAAAMSMDACRVTHRFLDARVHAARNQPGCAHVAQQLRDLLHGSEIAQSHAVNDPRVQDPYSFRCAPAVLGASQQLAQHVRTAVEHELGAVTDNPLVFATDANQADIVSAGNFHGMPVALPLDCLALAACHVAGLAERRVFHMLSVFDPESGLKPFLSPTPGLHSGYMIVQYAAAAACNEMIGLCTPASVSNLATCAEMEDYNSFGPRSAAKAGRALDLLTSVIAAELLCAAQGLEAHRPLRSGQGVERAHTLIRERVPRLIADRPPYADVRAIESMVRDGTLAAVYT, encoded by the coding sequence ATGTCGAACCAACCCCTGACTCTCCTCGATGGCTCGCCCCTCACCACGGAACAAGTCGCCCGCGTCGCTCGAAATTTGGCTCCCGTCACTCTTGCCCGCGACGCCCGCAACCGGATGGACGCGTGTCGCGGCTCGCTTCTGGCCACCATTGCGTCCGGCGATGCTCACTACGGAATCAACACCGGTTTCGGGTCGCTCGCGCGCACACGCATCGATGATGCCTCGCTTGGCGAGCTTCAGCGAAATCTTGTGCGTTCTCATGCCGCAGGAATTGGCGAGCCGCTTTCGGTCGAAGTTGTGCGCGCGATGATGGTTGTTCTGGCAGCATCGCTCAGCCGCGGACTCTCTGCGGTGCGCCCCGAAGTTGTCGATCTCATTCTCGCGTTGCTCAATCATCGCATTACACCCATGGTTCCCGAAACAGGGTCTGTCGGCGCGTCCGGTGATCTCGCCCCGCTTGCCCATGTCGCGCTCGCACTGATCGGTGAAGGTGAAGTCCTTGTGGACATCGGCTCCGGACGCTGCGAAACCTGTCCTGCGTCGACTGCACTGGGGCGTGCGGGATTGTCGCCGGTGGTGCTCGAAGCCAAGGAGGGTCTGGCCCTCATCAATGGCACACACCTGATGGCCGGTCGGGGTGCGTTGCTTGTCGATGATTTTGACCGCTGTGCCGGTGCTGCGTTTGTCGCGGCCGCGATGTCGATGGATGCCTGTCGGGTGACCCATCGCTTCCTTGATGCACGCGTTCACGCTGCCCGGAATCAACCCGGTTGTGCGCACGTCGCCCAGCAGCTGCGAGACCTTCTGCACGGAAGCGAGATCGCTCAGTCGCACGCGGTCAATGACCCGCGCGTGCAGGATCCGTACTCATTCCGGTGTGCTCCGGCGGTGCTCGGGGCTTCGCAGCAACTTGCCCAGCATGTGCGCACAGCGGTCGAACATGAACTGGGAGCAGTCACGGATAATCCGCTGGTGTTTGCGACCGATGCAAATCAGGCTGACATCGTTTCGGCGGGCAACTTTCATGGCATGCCAGTCGCGCTGCCGCTCGATTGCCTGGCGCTCGCGGCGTGTCATGTTGCCGGTCTTGCTGAGCGGCGCGTGTTTCACATGCTTTCGGTGTTTGACCCCGAATCGGGGCTCAAGCCGTTTCTGAGTCCGACGCCGGGGTTGCATTCGGGGTACATGATTGTGCAGTACGCTGCTGCGGCTGCGTGTAACGAGATGATCGGATTGTGCACGCCAGCGTCGGTTTCAAACCTCGCGACTTGCGCTGAAATGGAGGACTACAACTCGTTCGGTCCTCGATCGGCAGCCAAGGCGGGTCGGGCGCTGGACCTTTTGACATCGGTGATTGCGGCCGAGTTACTCTGTGCTGCGCAGGGTCTCGAAGCGCACCGACCCCTCCGAAGTGGGCAGGGCGTGGAGCGTGCGCACACTCTCATCCGCGAACGTGTACCGAGGCTGATTGCTGATCGTCCGCCGTATGCGGATGTGCGTGCCATCGAATCAATGGTTCGGGATGGAACGCTTGCTGCTGTGTACACCTGA
- the hutU gene encoding urocanate hydratase: MSVSTLEQERAVRVVRAPRGTQRRCHTWQAEAAMRMLMNNLDPEVAERPADLVVYGGRGQAARSWPAFDAIIETLLRLAPDETLLVQSGKPVGVVRTHEEAPRVLIANSNLVPHWATQQTFDDLAARGLMMFGQMTAGSWIYIGTQGILQGTYETFAECARMHFGGTLAGRLCVTAGCGGMGGAQPLSITLNGGTCLIADVDHARLDRRLRDNYLDEIVLEVDDAIDRALDLAGQRSATSVGVHCNAVELLERMIERDITPDILTDQTSAHDPLEGYTPVEFSCTEAETQRIEDPEHYVELSMASMERHVRAMVELLRRGAVTFDYGNNIRQRALDHGYEDAFAFPGFVPAYIRPQFCVGRGPFRWVALSGDPRDIYRTDRALLDAFPRDGGGYNERLHRWLLSCHANPDALLAGDFDNCHPRFAFQGLPARICWFGLGERARAGLIFNQMVARGEVSAPIVIGRDHLDCGSVASPNRETEAMLDGTDAVSDWPLLNAMVNVASGASWVSFHHGGGVGIGFSQHAGQVIVADGTPEAERRLARVLTNDPAMGIFRHADAGYADALACADACSVDIPMRP; the protein is encoded by the coding sequence ATGTCGGTTTCAACGTTGGAGCAGGAGCGGGCTGTGCGTGTAGTGCGTGCGCCGCGCGGAACGCAGCGTCGGTGTCACACCTGGCAGGCTGAAGCCGCCATGCGCATGCTGATGAACAATCTTGATCCTGAGGTTGCGGAGCGCCCTGCGGATCTTGTTGTCTATGGCGGGCGCGGTCAGGCTGCCCGATCGTGGCCCGCATTCGACGCCATCATCGAAACGCTCCTGCGACTCGCGCCTGATGAGACGCTGCTTGTGCAGTCGGGCAAGCCTGTCGGGGTGGTGCGCACGCATGAAGAAGCGCCGCGCGTGCTCATTGCCAACAGCAATCTTGTCCCGCACTGGGCAACACAGCAGACGTTCGACGACCTGGCTGCCCGTGGCTTGATGATGTTCGGACAGATGACCGCGGGTTCGTGGATCTACATTGGAACGCAAGGCATTCTTCAAGGCACATACGAGACATTTGCAGAATGTGCCCGAATGCACTTCGGGGGTACGCTCGCCGGGCGGCTGTGCGTGACGGCCGGGTGCGGCGGGATGGGCGGCGCGCAGCCACTGTCGATCACGCTCAACGGCGGAACGTGCCTCATTGCGGATGTTGATCACGCCCGGCTCGACCGCCGTCTGCGCGACAATTATCTCGATGAGATCGTGCTTGAAGTTGACGACGCGATTGATCGAGCACTTGATCTTGCCGGGCAGCGCAGCGCGACGAGCGTCGGTGTGCACTGCAACGCGGTCGAACTGCTCGAACGCATGATTGAGCGGGACATTACCCCTGATATTCTGACGGATCAGACCAGCGCTCACGACCCGCTCGAAGGCTACACCCCGGTCGAGTTCAGTTGTACGGAAGCCGAAACTCAGCGCATCGAAGACCCGGAGCACTATGTCGAACTGAGCATGGCATCGATGGAGCGGCATGTGCGCGCGATGGTGGAGTTGCTGCGGCGCGGCGCGGTCACCTTCGACTATGGCAACAACATCCGCCAGCGTGCGCTCGATCATGGGTATGAGGACGCGTTCGCGTTTCCGGGGTTTGTCCCTGCGTATATCAGGCCTCAGTTCTGCGTGGGTCGGGGGCCGTTCCGCTGGGTGGCGCTTTCGGGCGATCCTCGCGACATCTACCGAACGGATCGTGCGCTGCTCGATGCTTTTCCGCGCGACGGAGGCGGGTACAACGAACGGCTGCACCGGTGGTTGCTCAGTTGCCACGCCAATCCGGACGCCCTGCTCGCCGGGGATTTTGACAACTGCCATCCAAGATTTGCTTTCCAGGGCCTGCCTGCGCGGATCTGCTGGTTCGGGCTGGGCGAGCGCGCCCGCGCCGGATTGATCTTCAACCAGATGGTGGCTCGCGGCGAAGTCTCGGCCCCCATCGTCATCGGACGCGATCATCTCGACTGCGGGTCGGTGGCAAGCCCGAATCGCGAAACCGAAGCGATGCTCGATGGCACCGACGCGGTCAGTGATTGGCCCCTGCTCAATGCGATGGTCAATGTCGCCAGCGGTGCGAGCTGGGTGAGTTTTCATCACGGAGGCGGTGTTGGAATCGGGTTCAGCCAGCACGCCGGTCAGGTGATCGTGGCCGATGGCACTCCTGAAGCTGAACGCCGCTTGGCCCGCGTCCTGACCAACGACCCAGCGATGGGAATTTTCCGCCATGCCGATGCGGGATATGCGGACGCTCTGGCGTGTGCCGATGCGTGCAGCGTGGATATTCCGATGCGGCCCTGA
- a CDS encoding radical SAM protein, whose amino-acid sequence MTPIYRPPVEHPHLPATDRGLLEAVAAGHARLTPEQGLELLTAASLHDLGRAADTRCRRMHGPSLRTYVIDRNINYTNVCTAKCTFCAFRRDAEDHDAYTLAFEQIHEKIAELVALGGTQILMQGGMNPALPLDWYIELLSGIKSKFPALHIHAFSPPEFIEFVNFFDPPGRNLEEKIRWVMVRLRDAGLDSLPGGGGEIFAPAVRSKIGMGKCTAEAWLTCMYVAHSLGMFTSATMMFGHIEGHADRIHHMHLVRQWQDRALADFGGGHAPSDIANDPAHKNLATGGHYTAFITWPFQRENTPLGRLRDWGSDPADVEHCGRVFPGDAVARLDGTGTKDLHPEFGRRLRMAGAVEYLRTQATSRLFLDNIYSIGASWVTMGPHVGQLGLMFGANDMGSVMIEENVVSSAGTTYCLDEAVLCRLIRDAGFTPAQRNNTYDILSIKDGTASPDQAVTDWSRHRTRRLHTQSAQIKAELTIEAAGEQSV is encoded by the coding sequence ATGACCCCCATCTACCGCCCGCCCGTCGAACATCCGCACCTGCCCGCGACCGATCGCGGTCTATTGGAGGCCGTCGCTGCCGGGCACGCAAGGCTCACGCCAGAGCAGGGGCTCGAACTTCTCACAGCCGCATCGCTCCATGACCTCGGTCGGGCAGCCGACACCCGCTGCCGCCGCATGCATGGCCCGTCGCTGCGCACATACGTCATCGATCGCAACATCAACTACACCAACGTGTGCACCGCTAAGTGTACCTTCTGCGCTTTCCGCCGCGATGCCGAAGACCATGACGCCTATACGCTCGCCTTCGAACAGATCCACGAAAAGATCGCCGAACTCGTCGCCCTCGGCGGCACACAGATTCTCATGCAGGGCGGAATGAACCCTGCTCTCCCGCTCGACTGGTACATCGAACTCCTGAGCGGAATCAAGTCGAAGTTCCCCGCATTGCACATCCACGCATTCAGCCCGCCCGAGTTCATCGAGTTCGTCAACTTCTTCGATCCTCCGGGACGCAACCTCGAAGAAAAAATCCGCTGGGTCATGGTGCGGCTGCGCGATGCCGGGCTCGACAGTCTTCCAGGCGGCGGCGGCGAAATCTTCGCGCCGGCTGTGCGCTCGAAGATCGGCATGGGCAAGTGCACCGCCGAGGCATGGCTCACATGCATGTACGTCGCGCACTCGCTGGGCATGTTCACGAGCGCGACGATGATGTTCGGACACATCGAAGGCCATGCCGACCGCATCCATCACATGCACCTCGTACGCCAGTGGCAGGATCGGGCACTGGCAGACTTCGGCGGCGGACACGCACCCAGTGACATCGCCAACGATCCCGCCCACAAGAACCTCGCAACCGGTGGACACTACACCGCGTTCATCACCTGGCCCTTCCAGCGTGAGAACACTCCGCTCGGGCGCCTGCGCGACTGGGGCTCCGATCCGGCAGATGTCGAACACTGCGGACGCGTCTTCCCGGGCGATGCGGTCGCACGACTCGACGGCACCGGCACCAAGGATCTTCACCCCGAGTTCGGACGCCGCCTTCGCATGGCTGGCGCGGTCGAGTATCTCCGCACGCAGGCCACGAGTCGCCTCTTTCTCGACAACATCTACAGCATCGGCGCGAGCTGGGTCACGATGGGGCCGCACGTCGGCCAACTCGGATTGATGTTCGGCGCCAACGACATGGGCAGCGTCATGATCGAGGAAAATGTCGTCTCATCAGCAGGCACGACCTACTGCCTCGATGAAGCCGTGCTCTGTCGGCTCATCCGCGATGCCGGGTTTACGCCCGCGCAGCGGAACAACACATACGACATCCTGAGCATCAAGGATGGCACCGCCTCGCCCGATCAGGCCGTCACGGACTGGTCCCGCCATCGCACGCGCAGGCTTCACACTCAATCCGCCCAGATCAAGGCCGAACTGACCATCGAAGCAGCAGGGGAGCAGAGCGTGTAA
- a CDS encoding CPBP family intramembrane metalloprotease, with protein sequence MDSAAPRSKRLWLSIELTVLFFAVPAAMTFWRLNPQAVAEAAATLGIEADFLAKPGRFMLPSLMAFTIVCLVYLLRDRSFERKRLWNARAAWRCLPKCTAEFVPLAGLLTLLAWQLTPGSYLLTAAANLGVPPRWLPGMASLFRLPSEKPLLWVMIMVLYPLVSVWPQEVLYRAFFFHRYAALLRTPEARIAASAIAFGFMHILFMNLIAPLLCLIGGVLFAATYERTHSTLAASIQHALYGCWIFTVGLGPYFFGGTVYP encoded by the coding sequence ATGGACTCTGCCGCACCAAGATCAAAACGCCTCTGGCTGAGCATCGAACTCACGGTGCTGTTCTTTGCGGTTCCGGCTGCAATGACATTCTGGCGGCTCAACCCGCAGGCCGTCGCCGAGGCGGCCGCGACGCTGGGAATCGAGGCGGACTTCCTCGCAAAACCCGGGCGCTTCATGTTGCCCTCGCTCATGGCATTCACCATCGTGTGCCTCGTGTATCTGCTTCGAGACCGTTCTTTCGAGCGCAAGCGGCTGTGGAACGCCCGAGCCGCGTGGAGATGCCTGCCCAAGTGCACCGCAGAGTTCGTGCCGCTGGCAGGTTTACTCACTCTGCTCGCATGGCAACTGACGCCCGGTTCGTACCTGCTGACCGCAGCAGCGAATCTGGGCGTGCCCCCGCGTTGGTTGCCTGGCATGGCGTCACTCTTCCGCCTGCCAAGCGAAAAGCCGCTGCTCTGGGTCATGATCATGGTGCTCTATCCGCTCGTGAGTGTCTGGCCTCAGGAAGTTCTGTACCGTGCGTTCTTTTTTCATCGCTACGCCGCGCTCCTGCGCACGCCCGAAGCGCGAATCGCAGCGAGCGCCATCGCATTCGGGTTCATGCACATCCTGTTCATGAACCTCATCGCGCCGCTCCTCTGCCTCATCGGCGGCGTGCTGTTTGCTGCGACCTACGAACGAACACACTCAACCTTGGCCGCGTCGATCCAACACGCCCTGTACGGCTGCTGGATCTTCACGGTCGGGCTCGGGCCTTACTTCTTCGGCGGGACGGTGTACCCCTGA